The Longimicrobium sp. DNA window CGGTCCGTTCGTCTCCATCAACTGCGGCGCGCTGCCCGAGAACCTGCTGGAGAGCGAGCTCTTCGGCCACGTGCGCGGCTCGTTCACCGGCGCGGTGCGCGACAAGCAGGGGCTGTTCGTGGCCGCCAAGGGGGGCACGTTCTTCCTGGACGAGGTGGGGGAGATGTCGCCCGCCACGCAGGTGAAGCTCCTGCGCGTGCTGCAGGAGCGCGAGGTGATTCCCGTGGGCGCCACCGAGCCGATCCCCGTGGACGTGCGCATCGTCGCCGCCACCAACCGCGACCTGGACGACGAGATCCGGCGCGGCGGCTTCCGCAGCGACCTGTTCTACCGCCTGAACGTCATCACCCTGCACCTGCCGCCGCTGCGCGAGCGCAGCGACGACGTGCCGCTGCTGGCCGAGCACTTCCTGAAGCGCTTCTGCGCCACCCGCGGGCGCGAGCTGCGCTTCGCCAGCGACACGCTGGACGTGCTGCAGAGCTACGACTGGCCGGGAAACGTGCGCGAGCTGGAGAACGCGCTGGAGCGCGCGGCGGTGATGACGCCGGGCGAGGAGATCGTTCCCGGGGCGCTCCCCGCGCGGATCACCGAGCGCGCGCCGCAGCCGCTGGTGCAGGCCAGCCTGCCGCCCAACCCCACGCTCGAGATCATCGAGCGCGCCTACATCCACTGGGTGCTGCAGAGCGAGAGCGGCAACAAGACCCGCGCCGCCGAGGTGCTGGGCATCGACCCCTCGACGCTGTACCGCAAGCTCCTCCGCTACGGGATGGAGGGCGCGGCGGGGTGATGGGAGTCGCATCGGCCGCGGCCGACGCTGCTTCACAAACGCACAGAGAGACGTCATCCTGAGGCCGGCCACACCGTCGTTGCCTTCGCAAGAGTGGTTGCAGGCCGAAGGATCTATCGGCGAGGTCGCACGTGCGCTGCCGGGTTGCACGATGATCCGCGAACACAGCGTGTAGGCGCGTGGGGCCGGCACCGCTGGGGCCCTCACCCGAAAAAATGAAGAGTCGAGACAGAACTGCCGTCTCGGCTCTTCATTTTTTCGACCTCTCCCAAAACAGCCTGGGAGAGGTAACTGCAACAGACACAACTGCGTCCACACCGGCCAACCCTCGATCTTCCGCCCGCGGATGCTACTGCAGCGGTGCCGGCGTGGTGCCGCTGGCCTCGATGAGGGGGCGGCCGCCGCGGCGGGTGTAGAGGGTGGCCTCGAGGATCACGGCGGCGGTGTTCACGTTCTCGCTGCCGGAGATGCGGCCGCTGTCCTCGAACACCCCCGCGCCCCAGCCGTTGGCCGTGCGCGAGCCCTCCACCTTCTGCACCGCCAGCCAGGTGTACGCGCTGGGAAGCAGCGCGTGCCAGCCGTACGCGCCCTTGGTGCTGACCGTGCGCGGCGTGGGCCCGGCCGGCGCGCCCTCGGGCGGGGCCACGGGGAACTCCTTCCCGTCGGCGTACACGGAGTAGTACAGGAAGTACGGCGGGCCGTTCAGCGCGTCCTCGTTTACGATGGTCACCGCGCCGGTCTGCCGGTAGCGCGCCTCCTGCGCGGCCAGCACCCGCCACGCCAGGTCGCGCATCTCCGGGCTCCACCCCGCCTCCAGCCCGTACATCACGAACGGCTCGCTGGTCAGCAGGTCGCCGCCGCGCGTGTCGGCCAGCAGCGGGATGCCCAAGACGGTGATGGGGCGCGTGGTGGTGAGCCGCATCGCGCGGTCGGCGGCGTGGCCCCAGGCGGCGTAGCCGAGGGCGGCGTACTGCTCGTAGCCGAGGCGACCCTCCTGGTAGGTGCGCGGACGGCGGCTGCGCGGGCCCAGGTCCTCGCCCTGCAGGTAGCCGCCGCGCACCAGCCGCGCGAAGTCCAGCCGCTGCACGATGGCCTGCGCCTGCGGGGCGTACTGCGGCTGGTTGGCGGCGATGATCTTCAGCGCCATCAGCAGGCGCCCCAGGTCGATGGCCGACCAGCCGTAGCCGTCGCGCGTCTCCTCTTCCTGCCCGTTGCGCCCGGCCACGCGGCCGGTGCCGGTGTGGTAGTTCTTGTTGAAGGCCCCGTTGTCGTACAGCCCCGTCTCGGTCAGCGTCTGCAGCGCGCGCCGCATCCGCCCGTCGTAGTCGGCGTCGGGGAGAAGGCCGAGCTGGTTGGCGCTGTACAGCGCCAGCAGCCCGCTGCCGATGTCCCACACGGTGGCGTACTTGTACCCGGTGACCGAGTTCACCAGCCCGGTCTCGCGGTTGTACTGCCGGTCGATGTACGTCCACGCCGTGCGCGCCGCGTTCATGAACACGTCGCGGTCGTTCAGCGCGCCGGTGCGTCCCGAGGAGCGCTGCGGCGCGGCGGCGGCGGTCTGCTGCCGCGGCTGCGCGGGGGCGCCGCTGCCGGCGGCGTTCGAATCCTGGCAGAGCGCCGGCCCGGCGGAGAGAAGGCCGAGCGTGAAGAAGGTGACGACGCGGTTCATCATCGCTGCGTCCATGGAAAAGCGCGCCCGTAGATGGGAATTCGGAACTGCGCAAGTCGTGTGTCGGGATGCACTTCCGGCGACGGCCGCCGCCGCATGGCGCCACCGCAAGCGCAAGCGTCAGGCCAGTGCGTCCGCGGGGACAGCGGACAGGGAACAGGGGACAGAAAATCCACCGATGGGTTCTTGCCACGTCCGTCGATCTGGACCGTGGCGATTTGCAGTGGGGGTGGAAGATGAAGATCATCAAGGAGATAGATCCATCTTGATCCCCATGCGTTCTCATCGCGGTTGCAGACTGCACGATACTCCGGCAGAACGCACGGCATCTCCTCCGCAGGGTGATTCCCGTCTCCACCCAAGTTGTTGTCAGTAGCTGGTTTAGGAGATGTGCCCCGATCGGAATGCAACCTGCCTTGCTTCGCGCGCGAAGTTCCCGCCCACGGCGTTCCCCGCGCCGCAGGGCACCACCGAAATAGCAAACCCGCCGAAAGGCGGGGGCGCAAAGCCACGGGGCTACCGCGGCGTCCACTCCCCGGACGCGCGCCACGCCGGCCGGGCCGCCGAAGAAGGTGCTGAAGTCCATGCAGTCCAGGCAGTTCCGCTCCCGTCTCCCGGCGTTCCTCGCGTGCGCCACCCTCGCCGCGCTGGCCGCCTGCGCCGACATGGCCAACTCGCCCACCGGGCCCGAGGCGCGCAAGTCGCCCAAGACCACGCCCCCGCCCGACACCGCCACCACGCCGGCGACGCCTACGCCCGCGGGCGGCGCGTTCTACGCGGGCGCGTACCTGGGCGACGCGGCCAGCACGCCGCAGAACATCGCCGCCGCGATCCGCGGCTTCGGCACGATGACGGGGAAGCAGCCGTCGCTGGTGAAGACCTTCCACTCGCTGAACTGCGACTTCACCGCC harbors:
- a CDS encoding DUF3131 domain-containing protein, which encodes MMNRVVTFFTLGLLSAGPALCQDSNAAGSGAPAQPRQQTAAAAPQRSSGRTGALNDRDVFMNAARTAWTYIDRQYNRETGLVNSVTGYKYATVWDIGSGLLALYSANQLGLLPDADYDGRMRRALQTLTETGLYDNGAFNKNYHTGTGRVAGRNGQEEETRDGYGWSAIDLGRLLMALKIIAANQPQYAPQAQAIVQRLDFARLVRGGYLQGEDLGPRSRRPRTYQEGRLGYEQYAALGYAAWGHAADRAMRLTTTRPITVLGIPLLADTRGGDLLTSEPFVMYGLEAGWSPEMRDLAWRVLAAQEARYRQTGAVTIVNEDALNGPPYFLYYSVYADGKEFPVAPPEGAPAGPTPRTVSTKGAYGWHALLPSAYTWLAVQKVEGSRTANGWGAGVFEDSGRISGSENVNTAAVILEATLYTRRGGRPLIEASGTTPAPLQ
- a CDS encoding sigma-54 dependent transcriptional regulator; the encoded protein is MSEPKVLIVDDETAILDTLRILLKREGFAVETAVGGQAGIDRMHDVRPDVVLSDVRMPNVGGLEVLLAAREMDASIPVILMTAQASLQTAIRAVNEGAYYYIQKPFANDELLAIVRRASESRQLKRENQALKTEIRRRDRGDLSRPIGRARKFTDVLKLAETVGPTDSTVLISGESGTGKEVLARYIHELSGRADGPFVSINCGALPENLLESELFGHVRGSFTGAVRDKQGLFVAAKGGTFFLDEVGEMSPATQVKLLRVLQEREVIPVGATEPIPVDVRIVAATNRDLDDEIRRGGFRSDLFYRLNVITLHLPPLRERSDDVPLLAEHFLKRFCATRGRELRFASDTLDVLQSYDWPGNVRELENALERAAVMTPGEEIVPGALPARITERAPQPLVQASLPPNPTLEIIERAYIHWVLQSESGNKTRAAEVLGIDPSTLYRKLLRYGMEGAAG